The nucleotide sequence CCAGGAACCTACATTTTGCACATTTGGAGATTTGTGATTTGTCATTTTATTTGACATTAGATATTAGGATTTTGAAATTATTGCCCCCAATTTAATCGGGGATTATTATTGACTAATATTTTCTTTTTTGGTTCTGGCTTGTCCAGGTTAGCTTATTGTTTTGAATATGATTAAAGAATATCAAATAGCTTCATCTTCTGAATGGGATAAATTGACTATAAAGAAATCTCGTTTTTTTAGCAGGATTTATCCAATAAAATCAAAAATGGATATTAAAAATCTTTTAGAAAATACAAAACGGGAATATAAAAATCCGACACACATAGTCTATGCATATAGATTAATTGACTGTGATGAAATTTATGAATATTGCACTGACGCTGGTGAACCAGCCAACTCTTCCGGACCTCCAATATTAAAGGTGATAAAAGGTGCCGAACTTTTAAATATTTGCCTTATTGTAGTAAGATTTTTTGGTGGGGTAAAACTTGGTATAGGTGGCTTGATTAAAGCATATACAGAATCTGCTCAAAAGGCTATTGATAATAGCCAGATAATTACAAGAATAAATTATACAACTATTCATCTAACTATAAAATATAATAAATTAGGAACTATTATTAACAAAGTTGAGAAATCAAAGGGAAAGATTGAAAAGATTGAATATGGTGATGCGATAAAATTGACTGCAAATATGCCAGTTTCTGAAGCAAAAAATTTTTACGGTTAAGCATACTTTATCCCTTTATCTTACCAATATCATCTTCTTAATTACTGAATTTTTACCATAACTTAATTTATAAAAATATACACCAGGACTTACTTTATTTCCATTCTCATCAGTCCCATCCCACACTATATCTGTCTTAACCCAGAAATTGTCTCTTTTGCCATTATATGTTTTTATGAGTTGCCCTTTTGCATTGTATATTGACAATTTATAATCCTTTATTCTCTCATAATCTGCTGAGATAAATGTGATGGTTGTAGAAGTAGTAAATGGATTTGGCTTATTCTGAAAAAGATACAACTTGTTTATGAATGATGTATCAGGTTCATCTATTCCAGGACCACCTTGCCATTCATAAGCACCCATATCTATTGTATCATTGTATATTCTTGGATTGCCTGCTAAATCAGTTAGTGGCAGGTTTAGACCAGTTGTATCCGGAGTGCCAGCATCTATGCAGGGTGAACCTTCTGTTAACTGATAACTGAAAGGGTCTCCTCCTACAAATTGTGGAATAGAATCTATATTGCCTTCCAGCCAGTTTATTGTGCCATTGTTGTTTGTATTTATTGCATCTATACTATCTTCAATATTTGTGTATGAAATGGTAACCGTATCAGGAGCAAGACCTGGAGTAAATCCAATCTCATCCACTGAATAATTGCGTACAATACAATTTATAAGAGTAAGATTGGCATCAGTAGAGAGAGCAATACATCTTGGTGTTGGAGAATTATTACAAATTGTACAATTTATTAAATATGAATTAGGATTATCCCCTGTCCCACTCAAATCAGAAAAACCGCTTACATCTACTGTCGCAAAATTATCTGTTAATTCTGTATTCATAAGTATCAGATTAGATTCTGATTGGCAAAGAATACCCCCATGACCACCAACCTCTGGCTCAACAGCACTATTTTCTCTAATTTTACAATTTATAAAAATGGGAGAAGAATGTTGATAAAAAAATCCTCCTCCGCCTGTTCGAGCAGTATTATTTAGAATACTTACATTGTCAAAAATTGGGATACATCCATGACCGCAATATATAGCTCCTCCCATGGTACCTGTATTACTCCTTAATGTTACATTTTTTAGAGTTGGACTGGAATCAACCTGAATTGCTATACCACCTCCTAAATAACAATTACCATTCTGAATAGTTAAATTTTCAATGTAAAAATGGTTATCATCAAAAATACATCCTATAATATTAAATAAATTATCTCCATCAAGAATTGAGAAATCTTCATCTTCTCCAATAATTGATACATAACTACGGC is from Candidatus Cloacimonadota bacterium and encodes:
- a CDS encoding YigZ family protein; this encodes MIKEYQIASSSEWDKLTIKKSRFFSRIYPIKSKMDIKNLLENTKREYKNPTHIVYAYRLIDCDEIYEYCTDAGEPANSSGPPILKVIKGAELLNICLIVVRFFGGVKLGIGGLIKAYTESAQKAIDNSQIITRINYTTIHLTIKYNKLGTIINKVEKSKGKIEKIEYGDAIKLTANMPVSEAKNFYG
- a CDS encoding choice-of-anchor Q domain-containing protein produces the protein ITQNNSYIDSTIIDGNQNGSVVTFESGEDTTAVLCGFTIQNGSGMPYASSSRGGGIFCYGSNPTVKNCVIKENTAGSGGGICCKSSAIYLSDVIIKNNHVQYNGGGIFFWNDSSANFDSESRCSIFLNYAGAGCELRSNNCNTIDIIVDTFTVMEPKDYFVYPLDNFTFDILNCKVNLLNQDLYVSPDGNDNNSGITPDEPLKTISFALTKIASDSTHPNTIYLANGIYSSSLTGEIFPLNCRSYVSIIGEDEDFSILDGDNLFNIIGCIFDDNHFYIENLTIQNGNCYLGGGIAIQVDSSPTLKNVTLRSNTGTMGGAIYCGHGCIPIFDNVSILNNTARTGGGGFFYQHSSPIFINCKIRENSAVEPEVGGHGGILCQSESNLILMNTELTDNFATVDVSGFSDLSGTGDNPNSYLINCTICNNSPTPRCIALSTDANLTLINCIVRNYSVDEIGFTPGLAPDTVTISYTNIEDSIDAINTNNNGTINWLEGNIDSIPQFVGGDPFSYQLTEGSPCIDAGTPDTTGLNLPLTDLAGNPRIYNDTIDMGAYEWQGGPGIDEPDTSFINKLYLFQNKPNPFTTSTTITFISADYERIKDYKLSIYNAKGQLIKTYNGKRDNFWVKTDIVWDGTDENGNKVSPGVYFYKLSYGKNSVIKKMILVR